One Hemitrygon akajei chromosome 11, sHemAka1.3, whole genome shotgun sequence DNA segment encodes these proteins:
- the LOC140735560 gene encoding carbohydrate sulfotransferase 12-like, with product MSKSRIFQFCGIMACVFMILLIIFYWDDIGTAHFYLHTAFIQIQATHLPPMKHQNYDHSNSKKIAGERITSSKATILDNLELTYLENTKGYQETENKKVNQLFNEVSQPDFEEKVESFELGINSRKTINELQRIQKERKQKIEDACTDSSVMFSRKNRKFEDIPNKELDHLIVDDRHGIIYCYVPKVACTNWKRIMILLSQSLLNQGTPYRDPLEIPRDLVHNSSSHSTFSKFFKRYGSFSKQLMKLRLKKYTKFLFVRDPFVRLISAFRSKFAAQNNDFYRRFARPMLRLYSNYSNPPQTVDEAFSAGIKLTFTNFIQYLLDPQTEKEVPFNEHWRQVYRLCHPCQINYDFIGKLESLDEDATYLLKLLKVDKLVQFPSSSRNQTVASWEHEWFAKIPVAWRRKLYEIYNPDFVIFGYPKPTNLLLD from the coding sequence ATGAGTAAATCTCGGATTTTCCAGTTCTGTGGCATTATGGCCTGTGTGTTTATGATTCTGCTGATCATATTTTATTGGGATGATATTGGAACAGCTCACTTCTATTTGCACACTGCTTTCATACAAATTCAGGCCACACATCTTCCACCCATGAAACACCAGAACTATGACCATTCAAATTCCAAAAAGATTGCAGGAGAGAGAATAACCAGCTCCAAGGCCACTATTCTTGATAATCTCGAGTTAACGTATTTGGAAAATACAAAAGGATACCAAGAGACAGAAAACAAAAAAGTAAACCAACTTTTCAATGAAGTATCTCAGCCTGACTTTGAGGAGAAAGTGGAAAGCTTTGAGTTGGGAATCAATTCCAGGAAAACAATCAATGAATTACAACGGATACAGAAAGAGAGGAAACAAAAAATTGAAGATGCTTGTACAGACTCTAGTGTTATGTTTTCAAGAAAAAATAGGAAATTTGAAGATATTCCAAATAAGGAATTGGACCATCTAATTGTGGATGACCGGCATGGGATTATTTATTGTTACGTACCAAAGGTAGCATGCACTAATTGGAAACGGATCATGATTCTATTAAGTCAAAGTCTTTTAAATCAAGGTACTCCATATCGTGACCCACTTGAAATCCCCAGGGACCTTGTACACAACTCAAGCAGCCATTCGACATTTAGCAAGTTCTTTAAACGATATGGAAGCTTCTCAAAACAGTTGATGAAACTCAGACTGAAGAAGTATACCAAGTTTCTCTTTGTACGGGATCCTTTTGTAAGATTAATTTCTGCATTTCGCAGCAAATTTGCTGCTCAGAATAATGATTTTTATAGGCGATTTGCAAGGCCAATGCTCCGACTATATTCTAACTATTCCAACCCTCCGCAAACTGTCGATGAAGCTTTCTCTGCAGGAATCAAGCTCACCTTTACTAACTTCATTCAGTATTTGTTGGATCCTCAGACTGAGAAGGAGGTGCCTTTTAATGAACATTGGCGTCAGGTATATAGACTGTGTCACCCATGTCAAATAAATTATGATTTTATTGGAAAATTAGAGAGTTTGGATGAGGATGCCACTTATTTACTCAAATTGCTGAAGGTTGACAAGCTTGTTCAGTTTCCATCCAGTTCACGGAATCAGACAGTTGCTAGTTGGGAGCATGAATGGTTTGCAAAAATTCCAGTGGCATGGAGGAGAAAACTATATGAAATTTACAATCCTGACTTTGTTATCTTTGGTTATCCCAAACCAACAAATTTATTACTTGACTAA